The following coding sequences lie in one Paramormyrops kingsleyae isolate MSU_618 chromosome 15, PKINGS_0.4, whole genome shotgun sequence genomic window:
- the LOC111844630 gene encoding calcium/calmodulin-dependent protein kinase type IV isoform X1 yields the protein MPTSRSGASAAEYWVDGSRRDASIEDFYIMGPELGRGATSVVFRCEEKQTEKLYASKILKKTIDKKIVRTEIGVLLRLSHPNIIRLKEIFETDTEIALILELVTGGELFDRIVERGYYSERDAAHVIKQILEAVAYLHENGVVHRDLKPENLLYADLSLDAPLKIADFGLSKIIDDQVTMKTVCGTPGYCAPEILRGSSYGPEVDMWSVGVILYILLCGFEPFFDPRGDQYMYSRILNCDYEFVSPWWDEVSLNAKDLVSKLIVLDPRKRLTVQQALQHPWVLGKAARFSHMDTTQRKLQEFNARRKLKQAAMKAVVATSRMHEGSRRRTDSCESPGSDKTAQEKSVQKKSSPDCRSQQSHTKDTPDLTDEKAPPPSQSSPLIHALPQCSPKKPAARPLPTGCPPGLPPTRPPLKPDGLKQLSVIPKTAVVRPRITAKSCSVAPVDKREPSPILPTPPSPRNISNGFMVEVETSNKTTQCQ from the exons ATGCCGACTTCACGCTCCGGCGCCAGCGCAGCGGAATACTGGGTCGACGGCTCGCGGCGAGACGCCTCTATAGAGGATTTCTACATCATGGGCCCGGAATTAGGAAG GGGGGCCACGTCTGTGGTGTTCCGGTGTGAAGAGAAGCAGACTGAGAAGCTCTATGCTTCCAAGATACTAAAGAAAACT ATTGACAAGAAAATAGTGAGGACTGAAATTGGAGTCCTGCTGAGGCTCTCCCATCCGAATATT ATCCGCCTGAAGGAGATCTTCGAGACAGATACCGAGATCGCTCTGATCCTGGAGCTAGTGACCGGGGGGGAACTCTTTGACAG GATTGTGGAAAGAGGATACTACAGCGAGAGGGACGCTGCTCACGTTATCAAGCAGATTCTGGAGGCGGTGGCG TATTTACATGAGAATGGAGTGGTACACCGGGACCTGAAACCAGAGAACCTCCTCTATGCTGACCTTTCCCTGGATGCCCCTCTGAAGATAG CGGATTTTGGCCTCTCCAAGATCATAGACGACCAAGTGACAATGAAAACAGTGTGTGGTACTCCTGGGTACTGCG CTCCGGAAATCCTCAGAGGCAGCAGCTACGGCCCGGAGGTGGACATGTGGTCCGTTGGAGTCATTCTCTACATACT GCTTTGTGGATTTGAACCATTTTTCGACCCAAGGGGAGACCAATACATGTACAGCCGCATCCTTAACTGCGACTACGAATTTGTCTCCCCCTGGTGGGATGAAGTTTCCTTAAATGCCAAGGACCTG GTCAGCAAGCTGATCGTCTTGGACCCCCGCAAGCGCCTGACGGTTCAGCAGGCCCTGCAGCACCCGTGGGTGCTGGGGAAGGCTGCCCGCTTCTCGCACATGGACACCACCCAGAGGAAGCTGCAGGAATTCAACGCCCGGCGCAAACTCAAG CAGGCTGCGATGAAAGCAGTGGTGGCCACCAGCCGCATGCACGAGGGTTCCCGGCGACGCACTGACAGCTGCGAAAGCCCCGGGTCCGACAAGACCGCTCAGGAGAAGAGCGTGCAAAAGAAGTCATCCCCGGACTGCCGGAGTCAGCAGAGTCACACCAAAGACACTCCTGACCTCACTGATGAAAAGGCTCCACCACCAAGTCAGTCCTCCCCGCTAATTCATGCTCTTCCACAATGCAGCCCAAAGAAACCCGCTGCCCGTCCACTGCCTACAGGATGCCCTCCTGGCCTCCCGCCCACCCGGCCGCCCCTGAAACCAGACGGACTCAAACAACTGTCCGTCATCCCTAAAACTGCAGTCGTACGGCCCCGAATCACTGCAAAGAGCTGCTCAGTGGCTCCGGTAGACAAGCGGGAGCCCTCCCCAATCCTACCTACCCCCCCGAGCCCCAGAAATATCAGCAATGGCTTTATGGTGGAGGTAGAGACCAGCAACAAGACAACTCAGTGTCAGTGA
- the LOC111844630 gene encoding calcium/calmodulin-dependent protein kinase type IV isoform X2, with product MPTSRSGASAAEYWVDGSRRDASIEDFYIMGPELGRGATSVVFRCEEKQTEKLYASKILKKTIDKKIVRTEIGVLLRLSHPNIIRLKEIFETDTEIALILELVTGGELFDRIVERGYYSERDAAHVIKQILEAVAYLHENGVVHRDLKPENLLYADLSLDAPLKIADFGLSKIIDDQVTMKTVCGTPGYCAPEILRGSSYGPEVDMWSVGVILYILLCGFEPFFDPRGDQYMYSRILNCDYEFVSPWWDEVSLNAKDLVSKLIVLDPRKRLTVQQALQHPWVLGKAARFSHMDTTQRKLQEFNARRKLKAAMKAVVATSRMHEGSRRRTDSCESPGSDKTAQEKSVQKKSSPDCRSQQSHTKDTPDLTDEKAPPPSQSSPLIHALPQCSPKKPAARPLPTGCPPGLPPTRPPLKPDGLKQLSVIPKTAVVRPRITAKSCSVAPVDKREPSPILPTPPSPRNISNGFMVEVETSNKTTQCQ from the exons ATGCCGACTTCACGCTCCGGCGCCAGCGCAGCGGAATACTGGGTCGACGGCTCGCGGCGAGACGCCTCTATAGAGGATTTCTACATCATGGGCCCGGAATTAGGAAG GGGGGCCACGTCTGTGGTGTTCCGGTGTGAAGAGAAGCAGACTGAGAAGCTCTATGCTTCCAAGATACTAAAGAAAACT ATTGACAAGAAAATAGTGAGGACTGAAATTGGAGTCCTGCTGAGGCTCTCCCATCCGAATATT ATCCGCCTGAAGGAGATCTTCGAGACAGATACCGAGATCGCTCTGATCCTGGAGCTAGTGACCGGGGGGGAACTCTTTGACAG GATTGTGGAAAGAGGATACTACAGCGAGAGGGACGCTGCTCACGTTATCAAGCAGATTCTGGAGGCGGTGGCG TATTTACATGAGAATGGAGTGGTACACCGGGACCTGAAACCAGAGAACCTCCTCTATGCTGACCTTTCCCTGGATGCCCCTCTGAAGATAG CGGATTTTGGCCTCTCCAAGATCATAGACGACCAAGTGACAATGAAAACAGTGTGTGGTACTCCTGGGTACTGCG CTCCGGAAATCCTCAGAGGCAGCAGCTACGGCCCGGAGGTGGACATGTGGTCCGTTGGAGTCATTCTCTACATACT GCTTTGTGGATTTGAACCATTTTTCGACCCAAGGGGAGACCAATACATGTACAGCCGCATCCTTAACTGCGACTACGAATTTGTCTCCCCCTGGTGGGATGAAGTTTCCTTAAATGCCAAGGACCTG GTCAGCAAGCTGATCGTCTTGGACCCCCGCAAGCGCCTGACGGTTCAGCAGGCCCTGCAGCACCCGTGGGTGCTGGGGAAGGCTGCCCGCTTCTCGCACATGGACACCACCCAGAGGAAGCTGCAGGAATTCAACGCCCGGCGCAAACTCAAG GCTGCGATGAAAGCAGTGGTGGCCACCAGCCGCATGCACGAGGGTTCCCGGCGACGCACTGACAGCTGCGAAAGCCCCGGGTCCGACAAGACCGCTCAGGAGAAGAGCGTGCAAAAGAAGTCATCCCCGGACTGCCGGAGTCAGCAGAGTCACACCAAAGACACTCCTGACCTCACTGATGAAAAGGCTCCACCACCAAGTCAGTCCTCCCCGCTAATTCATGCTCTTCCACAATGCAGCCCAAAGAAACCCGCTGCCCGTCCACTGCCTACAGGATGCCCTCCTGGCCTCCCGCCCACCCGGCCGCCCCTGAAACCAGACGGACTCAAACAACTGTCCGTCATCCCTAAAACTGCAGTCGTACGGCCCCGAATCACTGCAAAGAGCTGCTCAGTGGCTCCGGTAGACAAGCGGGAGCCCTCCCCAATCCTACCTACCCCCCCGAGCCCCAGAAATATCAGCAATGGCTTTATGGTGGAGGTAGAGACCAGCAACAAGACAACTCAGTGTCAGTGA